One genomic region from Salvelinus fontinalis isolate EN_2023a chromosome 18, ASM2944872v1, whole genome shotgun sequence encodes:
- the LOC129815321 gene encoding myogenesis-regulating glycosidase-like gives MYQVVPGGAGGTVTNATPIKQKLKRDARPLVVASVLGLVLVIAAVTAWCYYIGSLRKAELLKTELLDLNKDGYIIRNQAGAIVFRMSFRSGTLDLDSCSKEGEILSCGRTSDRKLKFFIQTVFDNTVQCYRVRWEELVPSLPVEHAMTYNVSHWYGGAETAIQHWPISISGQQAPKPFVTSDIYSNRNGFGGILERYWLSSNATAIKINDSVPFHLGWNDTEKTMYFQARYHDTPYKPNPGEAPCAELSYRVCVGLDVTSIHKYMVRRYFNKPNKVPSKAMFRHPIWSTWALHKTDIDQEKLLKFAANIRKHGFNCSHLELDDRYTNRYGEFDFDLAKFPNATAMFQKLKTDGFLVSLWTHPFVNYDSENFHTCVERGLFVREPTGRLPALVSWWNGIGGILDFTNPEARDWFASHLRSLRSKYGVSSFKLDAGETNYLPWQFSTKIPLRDPSTFTRRYTEMAIPYNERAELRSGYQSQNISCFFRPIDRDSVWGYELGLKSLIPTVLTISILGYQFILPDMIGGNAYLNRTDGERTLPDRELYIRWLELSAFMPSMQFSIPPWEYDNEVVEIARKYTAIHESIVAPRVLELAGEVLDTGDPIIRPLWWIATGDETAYKIDSQFLIGDDLMVAPVLEPGKQERDIYLPAGHWRSYKGERFDIKEPLHLTDYPVDLDEIAYFVWV, from the exons ATGTACCAAGTGGTACCAGGAGGTGCAGGGGGCACAGTTACCAATGCTACACCTATCAAACAGAAACTGAAAAGGGACGCACGTCCCCTAGTTGTAGCAAGTGTCTTAGGCTTGGTGCTGGTGATTGCTGCGGTGACCGCATGGTGCTATTACATTGGTTCTCTGCGCAAGGCTGAACTGCTCAAGACAGAACTTCTGGACCTTAACAAGGATGGCTACATCATTCGCAACCAGGCAGGGGCTATTGTCTTCAGGATGTCTTTCAG GTCTGGCACCCTGGACTTAGACTCGTGTTCTAAGGAGGGGGAGATACTGAGCTGTGGGCGCACCAGTGATAGGAAACTCAAGTTTTTCATCCAGACTGTATTTGACAATACAGTCCAATGCTACCGTGTGCGTTGGGAAGAATTGGTTCCCAGCCTGCCCGTGGAGCACGCCATGACCTACAACGTCTCGCACTGGTATGGTGGAGCCGAGACTGCCATACAGCATTGGCCTATATCCATCTCCGGGCAGCAAGCACCCAAACCTTTTGTCACCAGTGATATCTACTCAAACCGAAATGGCTTTGGGGGCATTTTGGAACGCTACTGGCTCTCATCCAATGCCACGGCCATTAAGATCAATGACTCTGTGCCCTTTCATCTTGGCTGGAACGACACAGAGAAGACCATGTACTTCCAGGCGAGGTACCATGACACACCCTACAAGCCAAACCCTGGTGAGGCACCTTGTGCTGAACTCAGCTACAGAGTCTGTGTGGGCTTGGATGTCACATCCATTCACAAGTACATGGTGCGCAGATACTTCAACAAGCCCAACAAGGTGCCTTCCAAAGCCATGttccgccatcccatctggtccaCGTGGGCACTACACAAGACTGACATAGACCAAGAGAAACTGTTGAAGTTTGCTGCCAACATCCGCAAGCATGGCTTCAACTGTAGCCACCTGGAGCTAGACGATCGCTACACAAACCGCTATGGGGAATTTGATTTTGACTTGGCCAAGTTTCCCAACGCTACAGCCATGTTCCAGAAGCTCAAAACAGATGgttttctggtctctctctggacacACCCTTTTGTCAATTACGACTCTGAGAATTTTCACACCTGTGTAGAAAGAGGGCTTTTTGTACGAGAACCTACAGGTCGTCTTCCGGCTTTGGTAAGCTGGTGGAACGGCATCGGGGGCATTCTAGACTTTACCAACCCAGAGGCCCGTGATTGGTTCGCCTCCCACCTGCGGTCTTTACGATCCAAGTACGGAGTGTCCTCCTTCAAGCTGGACGCGGGCGAGACAAACTACTTGCCCTGGCAATTCAGTACAAAAATACCCCTTCGCGACCCTAGCACGTTCACCCGTCGCTACACCGAGATGGCTATTCCTTACAATGAGCGGGCCGAGCTGCGTTCAGGCTACCAGTCCCAGAACATCTCCTGCTTCTTCAGGCCCATTGACCGGGACTCTGTTTGGGGCTATGAGCTAGGCCTCAAGTCCCTTATTCCCACCGTGCTTACCATCAGCATTCTCGGCTACCAGTTCATCCTACCGGACATGATTGGTGGCAACGCCTATCTGAACCGCACTGATGGTGAGCGCACTTTACCGGACCGTGAGCTCTACATCCGCTGGCTGGAGCTGTCTGCTTTTATGCCCTCCATGCAGTTCTCCATCCCCCCCTGGGAGTATGATAACGAGGTGGTGGAGATCGCCCGGAAGTACACTGCTATCCATGAGAGCATAGTGGCCCCACGGGTTCTGGAACTTGCTGGGGAGGTGCTGGACACAGGAGACCCCATCATACGACCTCTGTGGTGGATCGCCACTGGCGACGAGACTGCTTATAAGATTGACTCCCAGTTCCTGATAGGGGATGACCTCATGGTGGCGCCAGTACTGGAGCCTGGAAAGCAGGAGAGGGACATCTATCTCCCGGCTGGACACTGGCGGAGCTACAAGGGAGAACGGTTTGATATTAAGGAGCCTCTGCACCTTACAGACTACCCGGTAGATCTTGATGAAATTGCTTACTTTGTCTGGGTTTAG